In Pirellula sp. SH-Sr6A, the DNA window GGCGATCGTTACCGAACTCATGTCTGCTCGCCAACGATCCTACGAGGAATCTGGAGAGAACGATATGCCATTGGCTTCCACCGTCTCCATAGGATGAGATCCTTCAGCGATTATGCAAAAAAACTATCTCGAGTGCTGGCGACTACGCAAAGAATTCAAGACCGATCACGGGCCATTCGTCGCCGTTCGTGACTTTACGCTCAACATGCGTGAGGGGGAATTTGTTTCCATCATCGGACATAGCGGTTGCGGTAAAAGTACTGTGCTTTCGATGATCGCAGGTCTGCACCAACTCAACGGCGGTGGAATCGTGCTCGATCACCGCGAGGTGCATGATGCAGGTCCGGATCGAGCAGTCGTTTTCCAATCGCCCCATTTACTGCCGTGGCTAACAGCACTGGAAAATGTGACTCTGGGGCTGGAGCAAGTCGAACCGAGCAAACGGCGATCGGAACTTGCGGAGATCGCAGCCGAATGGTTGAAGCGAGTTGGGCTTTCCGCATCCTTGCGAAAGAAACCCACAGAGCTTTCGCAAGGAATGCAACAACGAGTCGGAATCGCGCGCGCTTTCGCGCTGAAGCCGAAGATGCTGTTGCTCG includes these proteins:
- a CDS encoding ABC transporter ATP-binding protein codes for the protein MQKNYLECWRLRKEFKTDHGPFVAVRDFTLNMREGEFVSIIGHSGCGKSTVLSMIAGLHQLNGGGIVLDHREVHDAGPDRAVVFQSPHLLPWLTALENVTLGLEQVEPSKRRSELAEIAAEWLKRVGLSASLRKKPTELSQGMQQRVGIARAFALKPKMLLLDEPFGMLDSLTRFELQDVLLDVWSRYQITTMMVTHDVDEAVLLSDRIVMMTNGPDATIGDIATVTLPRPRHRDTVLESGDFLAHRAHVIEFLEHPTAKAA